From the Purpureocillium takamizusanense chromosome 6, complete sequence genome, one window contains:
- a CDS encoding uncharacterized protein (COG:K~EggNog:ENOG503NUEV) yields MSTPTPMKHAPSQQGRTPSQLAAATPPVSTPFSNPAHAAFSPRGPKSSPQQVKKSPATSALMGQPALGAFNFDSPSTAAAMGALGIGGAFDIGLDNSVVNGLDAIGAALATEDDKLKRLDTILKTLSKQGLVSEAGIERLAQQIGLELLSEEQTTADGRKTRTLAIAGSAIALDIVLDNNIVQSISLAYHGSAPAVSRHMDDAAQILLRDLQLLPGQSPLTKSLGGFASNFGRLATLDKLSIVPGLDCHEALSGIYVSLQRLYDWDLSKLREQASMAGKSDSYVAAMAMCARHGRPVMHARGKVGLALQYWKQLRFVPPASDAMSAFADEHEKVWSLLLGCAPIEGMGLPPVRVSENWISKAIVKDEPSLDPSGIPLDWQEPENISLPQSEENKDAGMEMLHPDLSTTRVPRVMFTVTFDPPVMLPQNDWARLYMIANIEPPNIEMSNRGGPPTFDSLLFPIPAGVKVDPSEVRTLSRRREVLVYGQDGTATTRVHRNILYIYKPIYSQTVSEMPFSHPRQLIDMMPLLRQYAFLSTLLNSSFGATTEPSASVKEDTTKSNKDQGKGMSTTTTTRDQLADFFGNDEPAAAKSNEASTEASSDAGSDAQLDVILWVHPSPHLQIVFPLNTSTADVTLKIREGGTVEIVEDNITTSSGSEAAGKGKGKQLTRETLGRALEHLEDLCKWAEWVRTRY; encoded by the exons ATGTCGACTCCGACGCCCATGAAGCacgcgccgtcgcagcaggGCCGTACGCCCTCGCagttggcggccgcgacgcccccCGTGTCAACGCCCTTTTCGAATCCCGCCCACGCAGCCTTCTCCCCGCGAGGGCCTAAGTCGTCGCCTCAGCAGGTTAAGAAGTCGCCTGCGACGTCGGCCCTCATGGGGCAGCCGGCTTTGGGCGCCTTTAACTTTGACAGCCCATCGACGGCCGCTGCCATGGGTGCACTAGGCATAGGTGGCGCCTTCGACATTGGACTCGATAACAGCGTTGtcaacggcctcgacgccattgGCGCCGCCCTAGCCACCGAAGACGACAAGCTAAAGCGTCTCGATACCATCTTAAAGACCTTGTCT AAGCAGGGCCTTGTGAGTGAGGCCGGCATTGAGCGTCTCGCACAGCAGATTGGGCTCGAGCTCCTGTCCGAAGAGCAGaccaccgccgacggccgcaaGACGAGGACCTTGGCTATTGCCGGATCTGCCATTGCCTTGGACATTGTACTCGACAACAACATTGTTCAAAGCATCTCGCTTGCCTACCACGGCTCGGCCCCGGCCGTGTCGCGCCACATGGACGACGCTGCGCAGATACTGCTTCGTGACTTGCAGCTGCTCCCAGGCCAAAGTCCGCTGACCAAGAGCTTGGGAGGCTTTGCTTCCAACTTTGGGCGCCTGGCAACCCTAGACAAGCTCAGCATCGTCCCCGGCCTAGATTGCCACGAGGCGCTATCGGGCATCTACGTCAGCCTACAACGGCTGTACGACTGGGACTTGTCCAAGCTGCGGGAACAAGCGAGCATGGCGGGCAAGTCCGACAGCTAcgtcgcggccatggccatgtgTGCGCGACACGGCCGTCCTGTCATGCACGCGCGCGGCAAGGTTGGCCTGGCACTTCAGTACTGGAAGCAACTGCGGTTCGTTCCCCCAGCTTCGGACGCCATGTCTGCCTTTGCAGACGAGCACGAGAAGGTCTGGTCTTTGCTCCTCGGGTGCGCTCCCATCGAAGGCATGGGGCTCCCCCCTGTTAGGGTTTCAGAGAACTGGATCTCCAAGGCCATCGTCAAGGACGAGCCGTCGCTGGATCCCAGTGGCATCCCCTTGGATTGGCAGGAGCCCGAAAACATCTCTTTACCCCAATCCGAGGAGAACAAGGACGCAGGCATGGAGATGCTGCATCCCGATCTATCGACGACGCGCGTGCCCCGGGTCATGTTCACCGTCACCTTCGACCCTCCCGTTATGCTCCCGCAAAACGACTGGGCGCGACTGTACATGATCGCCAACATTGAGCCGCCCAACATTGAGATGAGCAATAGAGGCGGCCCACCGACGTTTGACAGTCTTCTGTTCCCCATACCTGCTGGAGTTAAGGTCGATCCTAGTGAGGTTCGCACGCTGTCGCGTCGGCGCGAGGTGTTAGTTTACGGCCAGGACGGCACGGCCACCACTCGCGTGCACAGAAACATCCTTTACATCTACAAACCCATATACTCACAGACCGTTTCGGAAATGCCCTTCTCTCATCCGCGACAGCTCATTGACATGATGCCCCTGCTACGGCAATACGCATTCCTCTCCACACTCCTCAACAGCAGCTTTGGCGCCACGACTGAACCGTCGGCATCAGTCAAAGAAGATACTACCAAGTCGAACAAGGACCAGGGCAAAGGCATGTCAACAACGACTACGACCCGAGATCAATTGGCAGACTTTTTCGGTAATGACgaacctgccgccgcgaaAAGCAATGAAGCCAGCACCGAGGCGAGCAGCGACGCAggcagcgacgcccagcTGGACGTCATTCTCTGGGTCCACCCGTCGCCGCACCTGCAGATCGTGTTCCCGCTGAACACCTCGACAGCAGACGTTACCCTCAAGATCCGTGAGGGGGGGACAGTGGAAATCGTCGAGGACAACATCACGACGTCTAGTGGTTCTGAGGCAgccggcaagggcaagggcaagcagTTAACGAGAGAGACGCTGGGCAGGGCCCTAGAGCACCTCGAGGACTTGTGCAAGTGGGCAGAGTGGGTTCGCACACGCTACTGA
- a CDS encoding uncharacterized protein (EggNog:ENOG503P7NR), whose protein sequence is MSPLAARAARSSMRDRSIRVLVSPAPSTFAERRSVLQVLEQYGRVDLFRMEPGFHSNFVSVTKDAATATRLVGGSPLTYRLPPPRARVDVSTAGLEGAGASFHANQPAVMGGHAGAADPPASTDADAAADAKEFRLDIFPATDYNHAYAMSGSPLHHTWPEAYATDRSFVAATLKQALPKTLAAEGLSHWLPHTGRSPKMDPKAKRLQLKSWLPSKMVKV, encoded by the exons ATGTCCCctctcgccgcccgggcAGCGCGCAGCTCCATGCGGGATCGGTCCATCAGAGTGCTCGTGTCcccggcgccctcgaccttTGCCGAGCGGCGCTCCGTCCTTCAGGTGCTCGAGCAGTATGGCCGCGTCGACTTGTTTCGCATGGAACCG GGCTTTCACTCCAACTTTGTGTCCGTCACCAAAgacgcggccacggcgaccaggctcgtcggcggcagcccccTCACGTAcaggttgccgccgcctcgcgcgagaGTCGATGTCAGCACCgcgggcctcgagggcgccggcgcgagctTTCATGCGAACCAGCCTGCCGTAATGGGCGGgcacgcgggcgccgccgacccgcccgcctcgaccgatgccgacgctgctgccgacgccaaAGAGTTCAGGCTCGACATCTTCCCCGCGACCGACTACAACCACGCGTACGCCATGTCGGGGTCTCCGCTCCATCATACGTGGCCGGAGGCCTACGCAACAGACCGGTCCttcgtggcggcgacgctgaagcAGGCCCTTCCAAAgacgctggcggccgagggtCTGTCTCACTGGCTGCCGCACACTGGGCGCAGTCCCAAAATGGATCCCAAGGCGAAACGGCTCCAGCTGAAGAGCTGGCTGCCGAGTAAGATGGTGAAGGTCTGA
- a CDS encoding uncharacterized protein (COG:S~TransMembrane:4 (o6-29i106-127o133-158i170-195o)~EggNog:ENOG503P2ZV), translated as MGFGTFVHHIGTLLLLVATVLLIIVNITAPVVNNISILKVDLGPTVVGTQVTFGTYGYCHRGIRNTDQCSNARIGYNPAAVMNTVAGTDFSSASENTSKGLTRAMVLHPVATVLCFIAFLLCLGTGICGSLMAAIFSLLSFVITIIAMICDFVAFAIIKRAVNDDDRARASWGPGIWLMLVSAILTLAAAVIVFITCCAGRSKKRRSAATSKEGYGEPARRRFWQRGARV; from the exons ATGGGGTTTGGCACATTTGTTCACCACATTGGcacgctgctgctactcGTCGCGACGGTGCTGCTCATCATTGTCAATATAacggcgcccgtcgtcaacaaCATCTCCATACTCAAGGTCGACCTCGGGCCCACCGTTGTAGGAACGCAGGTGACCTTTGGCACATATGGTTATTGCCACCGCGGCATCAG AAACACGGATCAATGCTCCAACGCGAGGATCGGCTACAATCCAGCGGCCGTGATGAACACGGTCGCCGGTACCGACTTCTCTAGCGCCTCGGAGAATACGTCCAAGGGCCTCACGCGGGCCATGGTGCTGCACCCGGTCGCGACGGTCCTGTGCTTCATCGCCTTTTTGCTTTGCCTCGGCACGGGCATCTGCGGCTcgctcatggccgccattTTCTCGCTGCTGTCCTTTGTTATTaccatcatcgccatgaTCTGCGACTTTGTGGCCTTTGCCATCATCAAGCGCGCagtcaacgacgacgaccgcgcAAGGGCCTCGTGGGGCCCCGGCATCTGGCTGATGCTTGTCTCGGCCATCCtgacgctcgccgccgccgtcatcgtcttcatcacCTGCTGCGCCGGTCGCTCTAAGAAGCGCCGGTCTGCGGCAACCTCCAAGGAGGGATACGGCGAAcccgctcgccggcgcttCTGGCAGCGTGGCGCTCGCGTCTAG
- the URA4 gene encoding Dihydroorotase (EggNog:ENOG503NU7X~MEROPS:MER0061068~COG:F~BUSCO:EOG092649QJ) — MTLGPFELPAAADFHVHLRDGPMSAAVVPTIRRGGVNTAYVMPNLVPPVTTVAQALAYRARLEAIDPSVNYLMTLYLHESTTPETVREAARAGVSGVKSYPAGVTTNSSSGVVSYEPFYPVFAAMEECGLVLNLHGELPSDAGRGVTILNAESRFLPTLKGLHARFPRLRIVLEHCSTRDAVEAVQACGDTVVGTLTCHHLFLTVDDWAGEVFSFCKPVAKTPEDRTALLQALVGSKGKFFLGTDSAPHDISAKKGAGKTAAGVFTQPYACQLVLTALEEAIARGEVREEQVTQELLQGFFGGFGRAFYGVEDRSGERIRLSKADEAVCGNIKGEGVEVVPFRSGQQTWTVEWI, encoded by the exons atgacgCTCGGCCCGTTtgagctgcccgccgcggccgacttCCACGTGCACCTCCGCGACGGGCCCATGTCTGCGGCCGTGGTGCCCACgatccgccgcggcggcgtcaacaCGGCCTACGTGATGCCCAACCTGGTGCCCCccgtgacgacggtggcgcaggcgctcgccTACCGGGCGCggctcgaggccatcgacccGTCGGTCAACTACCTCATGACGCTGTACCTGCacgagtcgacgacgcccgagacggtgcgcgaggcggcgcgggcgggcgtgtcgggcgTCAAGAGCTACCCGGCCGGCGTCACCAccaactcgtcgtcgggcgtggTGTCGTACGAGCCCTTTTaccccgtcttcgccgccatggaggagTGCGGCCTCGTGCTCAACCTGCACGGCGAGCTGCCCAGCgacgccgggcgcggcgtcaCCATCCTCAACGCCGAGAGCAGGTTCCTGCCCACGCTCAAGGGCCTGCACGCCAGGTTCCCCCGCCTGcgcatcgtcctcgagcacTGCTCCACCAgggacgccgtcgaggccgtccaggCGTGCGGCGATACGGTCGTTGGGACCTTGACGTGCCATCACCTGTTTCTGACGGTCGACGACTGGGCCGGCGAAGTG TTTTCGTTTTGCAAGCCGGTTGCCAAG ACCCCCGAGGACCGCACCGCTCTCCTGCAGGCCCTCGTAGGCAGCAAGGGCAAGTTCTTCCTCGGGACCGACAGCGCGCCCCACGACATCAGCGCCAAGAAGggcgccggcaagacggccgcgggcgtctTCACGCAGCCGTACGCCTGCCAGCTCGTGCtgacggcgctcgaggaggccattgcgcgcggcgaggtgcgcgaggagcaggtcacgcaggagctgctgcagggctTCTTCGGCGGCTTCGGGCGGGCCTTTtacggcgtcgaggacagGTCCGGGGAGCGGATCCGCCtgtccaaggccgacgaggcggtgtGCGGCAACAtcaagggcgagggcgtcgaggtggtcCCGTTCCGGAGCGGCCAGCAGACTTGGACCGTGGAGTGGATCTGA
- a CDS encoding uncharacterized protein (COG:S~EggNog:ENOG503P7R3), producing MHRFDKRYSSPRPPPPSPTQVPWTAEGRCGGGVRGDLVSGASASHLGNGNGNGGGGGGGSYPTARRMSVQLQQRDPRRCWPGHHVAAGDSVSGLSASLRHDTTGGGRGVVVEGGWTPSSSAGRQHVPDGVVVVPQAMRVLDRGGDEDGSGCYYLSRGNGQVTRLIPADMLLPPLGEVPAREMYHPGMVVLGALLPPPPPPPGGSRPHTGVVADAHHELGAIKKNSDRHHHHHHLGGGGPVATGSASNNSNGSSGGGSSSSCSSKTAATATATAATTSRRHKVYCDKWIHEGVCAFTQQGCKFKHEMPFDGETQRSLGLFQGLPGWYRKSQDEDEATRGGGGSMLLGLGSGGDDNDGQVGRRRPAARVATAVAATVGGQVRPSAARRDAVTAQHHHHPLGDYDKMRTVQPNGAGGGDGPLVPYNWGPVGTPARKRLAGGPGVCIGGQHKATTTTMTTYRGVSTQPVAEFCRYAGGTYP from the exons ATGCATCGGTTTGACAAGCGGTACTCgagccctcgtcctcctcctccttcgccCACTCAAGTCCCGTGGACGGCCGAgggacgatgcggcggcggcgttcgtGGTGATCTCGTCtccggcgcctcggccagccatctcggcaacggcaacggcaacggcggcggcggcggcggcggctcctacCCCACGGCGCGAAGAATGAGCGTACAGCTTCAGCAACGGGACccccggcgctgctggcctggACaccatgttgctgctggcgactCCGTCTCTGGGCTGTCCGCATCGCTGCGACATGATACtaccggcggcggtcgaggggTCGTTGTCGAGGGCGGCTGGACCCCTTCGTCGTCTGCGGGACGACAGCACGTACcggacggggtggtggtAGTGCCCCAGGCGATGAGAGTGCTCgaccgtggcggcgacgaggatggctcGGGGTGTTATTACCTGAGCAGGGGCAACGGGCAGGTTACGAGACTGATCCCCGCGGACATGCTGTTGCCGCCCCTCGGAGAGGTTCCAGCCAGGGAGATGTATCATCCGGGCATGGTCGTCCTCGGagcgttgctgccgccgccgccgccgccgccgggaggGAGTCGGCCGCATACCGGGGTCGTTGCTGACGCTCACCATGAGTTGGGTGCTATCAAG AAGAATTCCgatcgccaccaccaccaccaccacctcggcggcggcggtccggtCGCGACGGGGTCAGCtagcaacaacagcaacggcagcagtGGAGGtggcagtagcagcagctgcagcagcaagacTGCCGCaactgctactgctactgctgctacgaCTAGCCGTCGCCACAAGGTATACTGCGACAAGTGGATCCACGAGGGCGTCTGCGCCTTCACGCAGCAGGGGTGCAAGTTCAAGCACGAGATGCCCTTTGACGGGGAGACGCAGAGGTCGCTCGGCCTCTTCCAGGGCCTGCCCGGGTGGTACCGCAAGAgccaggacgaggacgaggcgacgcgcggcggcggcggatccatgctcctgggcctgggcagcggcggcgacgataATGATGGACAGGTTGGGAGGCGACGACCGGCAGCGAGAGTAGCAACAGCAGTAGCGGCGACGGTGGGGGGCCAGGTGAGGCCCTCAGCGGCAAGGAGAGATGCGGTGACGgcccagcaccaccatcatccgCTGGGCGACTACGACA AGATGCGTACGGTGCAGCCCAACGgcgcaggtggtggtgatggtccCCTCGTACCGTATAATTGGGGCCCGGTAggcacgccggcgaggaagaggctcGCTGGCGGTCCTGGTGTGTGCATCGGGGGGCAGCacaaggcgacgacgacgacgatgacgacgtaTAGAGGTGTCTCGACACAACCTGTGGCCGAGTTTTGCAGGTACGCGGGCGGGACGTATCCGTGA
- a CDS encoding uncharacterized protein (COG:H~EggNog:ENOG503P4E7), translated as MKEGGTHLYATPALGDAVTDYARAHSSALPRHIVDYHADASTKRDDSDMLSSNFQSQLQLLLANSIGAKRVLEIGVYVGYSAMVWSQAVGPDGFVTGLEFDPELAKIATDALAARDINNVNIIVGNAAETLPKLPLPQQGPYDLVFLDADKTGYSNYLSVLLARSAPSAAPAERLLRPGALIIADNVLRRGYVAAADSSLADGAFGRVGWSHDRAGWDEHIAAVRRFNDECVAEPRLETVLLPLWDGVTIMRLRD; from the exons ATGAAGGAAGGCGGCACGCACCTCTacgccacgcccgcgctgggcgacgccgtcaccgacTACGCCCGCGCGCACTCGTCGGCCCTGCCCCGGCACATTGTCGACTACCACGCCGACGCGTCCACCAAGCGCGACGACTCGGACATGCTGAGCTCCAACTTTCAgtcgcagctgcagctgctgctggccaacTCGATTGGCGCCAAGCGAG TCCTCGAGATTGGCGTCTACGTTGGCTACTCGGCCATGGTCTGGTCCCAGGCCGTCGGCCCGGACGGCTTCGTCACCGGCCTCGAGTTCGACCCGGAGCTCGCCAAGATTGCTaccgacgccctcgccgcccgggACATCAATAACGTCAACATTATAGTTGGCAACGCCGCGGAGAC CCTGCCCAagcttcccctcccccagcaGGGCCCCTAcgacctcgtcttcctcgacgccgacaagacGGGCTACTCAAACTACCTGTCGGTGCTGCTCGCGCGCtccgccccgtccgccgcgcccgccgagcgCCTGCTCCGCCCCGGGgcgctcatcatcgccgacaaCGTCCTCCGCCGGGGctacgtcgccgccgccgactcgagcctcgccgacggcgcgttTGGCCGCGTGGGCTGGTCCCACGACAGGGCCGGCTGGGACGAGCACATTGCCGCCGTGCGCAGGTTCAACGACGAGTGCGTCGCCGAGCCGCGCCTCGAGACggtcctgctgccgctgtggGACGGCGTGACCATAATGCGCCTGCGCGACTGA